The Streptomyces sp. NBC_00236 DNA window CTTCCGCGAGATCCCCACGGTGCTGGCGGCGCTCGAGTCCCTGACCGTCGACCCGGGGCTGGTCGTCTGCGACGGCTACGGACAGGCGCACCCGCGCCGCTTCGGCCTCGCCAGCCATCTGGGCGTGCTCACCGGGCTCCCGGTCATCGGCGTCGCGAAGAACCCGTTCACCTTCTCGTACGAACAGCCCGGCCCCCACCGCGGCGACCGGTCGCCGCTGCTGGACGGGGACGAGGTGGTGGGGCAGGCGTTGCGCACCCGGGACGGCACGAAACCGGTGTTCGTCTCGGTCGGGCACCGTACCGGCCTGGACAACGCCTGTGCGCACACGCTGCTGTTGGCCCGCGGCTTCCGCCAGCCGGAGACGACCCGCAGGGCCGACGCGCTGTGCCGGCGGGCGCTCCGGGAA harbors:
- a CDS encoding endonuclease V gives rise to the protein MTTLRMPADEAEARALQDTLRTRVVLDEPGPPPGSGTVTGVDVAYDDERDVVVAAAVVLDAATLEVVAEATATGQVTFPYVPGLLAFREIPTVLAALESLTVDPGLVVCDGYGQAHPRRFGLASHLGVLTGLPVIGVAKNPFTFSYEQPGPHRGDRSPLLDGDEVVGQALRTRDGTKPVFVSVGHRTGLDNACAHTLLLARGFRQPETTRRADALCRRALREATG